A portion of the bacterium genome contains these proteins:
- the hflX gene encoding GTPase HflX, whose amino-acid sequence MNKSHSTKQIKERALLVGISHPHDTVPVEDFLEELALLADTAGVDVVDTATQNLKHIDPSTYIGKGKVHEIAQKVFENNIQVVIFDDDLSPGQTKNIEKEVKCKTIDRSALILDIFAKRARTKESKTQVELAQLEYLLPRLTRQWTHLERQAGGGVFTKGPGETQLETDKRLIGNRIAVLKEELKKIEKQRKTQRATRDEMFKVALVGYTNAGKSTLLNALSDADVFVEDRLFATLDATVRRVHLDNDYPCLFTDTVGFIRKLPHHLVASFRSTLEEVREADILLHVVDIGNHQFHEQMETVNQVLKELEATNDTMMIVFNKVDKVTDEATLSQLKKAFKGALFISAQRKIGLDKLKHAIIKQINADYVIRTITIDNADGKLFSMVHYLAEIMDTKHKSKTTTIRFRARKQDAEKIQDYQNKHKDRLKIL is encoded by the coding sequence TTGAATAAATCGCATTCAACAAAACAGATCAAAGAACGCGCATTACTTGTTGGGATATCACATCCCCATGATACGGTTCCGGTCGAGGATTTTCTTGAGGAGTTAGCTTTACTGGCCGACACCGCAGGCGTAGACGTAGTCGATACGGCTACCCAAAACCTGAAACACATCGATCCGTCAACGTACATTGGCAAAGGGAAAGTCCATGAAATTGCGCAGAAGGTCTTTGAAAATAATATTCAGGTTGTGATCTTTGACGATGATCTTTCACCGGGCCAGACCAAAAACATTGAAAAAGAAGTTAAATGTAAAACTATCGACCGGAGCGCGCTTATTTTAGACATCTTTGCAAAACGCGCACGAACCAAGGAATCCAAAACCCAGGTAGAATTGGCGCAGCTGGAATATTTGCTACCGCGCCTTACACGCCAGTGGACGCACCTTGAACGCCAGGCCGGCGGCGGGGTTTTCACTAAAGGTCCGGGTGAAACTCAGCTTGAAACGGACAAACGCCTGATAGGAAACCGGATCGCCGTTCTGAAAGAAGAACTCAAAAAAATCGAAAAACAACGTAAGACCCAGCGCGCCACGCGCGACGAGATGTTCAAAGTCGCGCTCGTAGGCTACACCAACGCCGGTAAATCGACTCTTCTTAATGCTTTATCCGATGCAGACGTATTTGTCGAAGACCGACTTTTCGCGACACTGGATGCGACCGTTCGGCGCGTTCACCTCGATAACGATTATCCGTGTCTCTTTACCGACACCGTTGGATTTATTCGCAAACTCCCCCATCATTTAGTCGCATCATTTCGTTCCACACTGGAGGAAGTTCGCGAGGCCGATATCCTGCTGCATGTCGTGGATATCGGTAATCATCAGTTCCATGAACAAATGGAAACCGTAAATCAGGTTCTTAAAGAACTGGAAGCAACCAATGACACCATGATGATCGTGTTTAACAAGGTCGACAAAGTAACCGACGAAGCCACGCTGTCGCAATTGAAAAAAGCATTTAAAGGAGCGCTTTTTATCTCCGCGCAGCGAAAGATTGGTTTGGACAAATTGAAGCATGCTATTATAAAACAAATTAATGCTGATTACGTCATCAGAACAATTACGATAGACAATGCCGACGGAAAACTGTTTTCAATGGTACATTATTTAGCGGAAATAATGGATACAAAGCATAAAAGCAAGACAACCACAATCAGATTTCGCGCCCGAAAACAGGATGCGGAAAAAATTCAGGACTATCAAAACAAACACAAAGACAGGCTGAAGATCTTGTAA
- a CDS encoding DUF2130 domain-containing protein produces the protein MKEQTIKCPQCGQIIELNQALSSQISFEIEEKLRLEFNQRFKDEIGKREEKIKKEKDEEIHVLVKDLREQLNHKSDKLKDAQQKELDFLKRQRELEDREHAFKLEMERKLTEERSKIRSDVSMKLSEEHRMKDAEKEKQINDLRRQIEELNRKAELGSQQSQGEVMELELENVLRQTFRHDNIEPVPKGVKGADVMQHVYSKSGQLCGTILWESKRTKNWSDGWIQKLKDDQREVKASIAVIVSAVLPKDVSYIGNNEGIWITDFSTAMGLAAVLRTNIIEIAQTQNSMMGRNEKKDLLYNYLSSQVFRQRIEAIVESFKAMNDDLESEKRAMYKIWEKRKKQIDRVIQNTSEMHGELEGIMGNALPPVQMLELPLDDIDNNSDDEYTT, from the coding sequence ATGAAAGAACAAACTATCAAGTGCCCGCAGTGCGGTCAAATCATCGAATTAAATCAAGCATTATCTTCACAGATCAGCTTTGAGATTGAAGAAAAACTGCGACTTGAATTTAATCAGCGTTTCAAGGATGAGATTGGAAAACGGGAAGAAAAAATAAAAAAAGAAAAAGATGAAGAAATCCATGTTTTGGTGAAAGACCTTCGGGAACAGCTCAATCATAAGTCGGATAAACTTAAGGACGCGCAGCAAAAGGAGCTGGATTTCCTGAAACGACAACGCGAACTTGAAGACCGTGAACATGCGTTTAAACTTGAAATGGAACGTAAGCTTACAGAAGAAAGAAGCAAAATCCGCAGCGATGTCTCGATGAAGTTATCCGAAGAACACCGCATGAAAGACGCTGAAAAGGAAAAGCAGATCAATGACTTGCGACGACAGATTGAAGAATTGAACAGGAAGGCCGAGTTAGGTTCCCAGCAATCACAGGGCGAAGTAATGGAGTTGGAACTTGAGAACGTTCTGCGTCAGACATTCCGCCATGACAACATTGAACCCGTCCCAAAGGGTGTAAAAGGCGCTGATGTGATGCAGCATGTCTATTCAAAGTCCGGCCAATTGTGCGGAACCATATTGTGGGAATCCAAACGTACGAAGAACTGGAGCGACGGCTGGATCCAAAAATTGAAAGACGATCAGCGTGAGGTTAAAGCCAGTATTGCCGTCATAGTGTCCGCTGTTTTGCCGAAAGATGTCAGTTATATCGGAAATAATGAGGGCATTTGGATAACCGATTTTTCAACGGCCATGGGATTAGCCGCCGTGCTAAGAACAAACATCATTGAAATTGCACAAACGCAGAATTCCATGATGGGAAGAAATGAAAAAAAGGATTTATTGTATAATTATTTATCAAGCCAGGTATTTCGTCAACGCATAGAGGCAATTGTAGAATCATTTAAAGCTATGAATGATGATCTTGAATCTGAAAAGCGTGCGATGTACAAAATTTGGGAAAAAAGAAAAAAACAAATTGATCGTGTCATTCAAAATACATCAGAAATGCATGGCGAATTGGAAGGCATTATGGGCAATGCACTGCCGCCGGTTCAAATGCTGGAACTCCCATTAGATGATATTGATAACAATAGCGACGACGAATACACCACATGA
- the dgt gene encoding dNTP triphosphohydrolase, with product MKNSFYNSFDTELLHAAETRSKYERTPFQQDRDRIIHSSSFRRLQAKTQVFFSGEYDFYRTRLTHSIEVAQIGRSICHYLQQESGLLGGDFYIDPDLVEAICLSHDIGHPPFGHAGEDTLNALMENLGGFEGNAQTLRILTETIYSGSVGREGMNPTRAFTDGVMKYKMLFRDMIHDGQPPKNHFLYDDQEKYTQFVFGTPVVSSEFHEEKNLNTFRSIECQIMDWADDTAYSINDVMDGLAAGLITVEKIDQWAQKKSLSSELTDSLKSLLDAIQKRELNRFFARKIGEYIHAAKLVEATNFMSEITRRYAYKLEIDPAVRAEADLFGMVSRELVFWSPQIYQLEYKADYMLKKIFKAFQEHYLSDPNSKFVLLPEFTEKYVRNEKDILRRARLICDYIAGMTDVFAIRTYKRLFDPDFGSIMDLV from the coding sequence ATGAAAAATTCATTTTATAATTCGTTCGATACGGAATTACTTCATGCTGCAGAAACACGTTCTAAGTATGAAAGAACGCCCTTTCAACAAGACAGGGATCGAATCATTCATTCGTCCTCCTTCCGGCGGCTTCAGGCAAAAACACAAGTTTTTTTCTCCGGTGAATATGATTTTTATCGTACACGATTAACGCACTCGATCGAAGTAGCTCAAATCGGCCGTTCAATTTGCCACTACTTGCAGCAGGAAAGCGGATTGCTGGGAGGAGATTTCTATATTGATCCGGATTTGGTAGAGGCAATCTGTTTATCGCACGACATCGGCCATCCCCCTTTCGGCCATGCCGGCGAAGACACGCTGAATGCGCTCATGGAGAATCTAGGCGGCTTCGAAGGCAATGCTCAAACGTTGCGCATTCTCACTGAGACTATTTACTCCGGCTCAGTGGGTCGCGAAGGCATGAATCCGACACGCGCATTTACCGACGGTGTAATGAAGTATAAAATGTTGTTTCGGGACATGATTCATGATGGACAGCCGCCTAAAAACCATTTTTTGTATGATGATCAGGAAAAATACACCCAGTTTGTATTCGGAACACCCGTTGTGTCATCGGAATTCCACGAGGAAAAGAACCTAAACACATTTCGCAGTATCGAATGCCAGATCATGGACTGGGCCGATGACACCGCCTATTCAATCAACGATGTGATGGACGGGCTTGCAGCAGGGCTCATCACAGTTGAAAAGATCGATCAATGGGCGCAAAAAAAATCCCTAAGCTCGGAACTTACGGATTCTCTCAAATCGCTTCTTGACGCCATTCAAAAACGGGAACTCAACCGTTTCTTTGCCAGGAAAATCGGCGAGTATATCCATGCGGCAAAGCTGGTCGAGGCAACCAATTTTATGAGCGAAATAACGCGGCGTTATGCCTACAAACTTGAAATTGATCCGGCGGTGCGCGCAGAAGCCGATCTTTTCGGCATGGTTTCACGCGAACTCGTTTTTTGGTCGCCACAAATATACCAATTAGAATACAAAGCAGATTATATGCTGAAAAAAATTTTCAAAGCTTTTCAGGAACATTATTTATCCGATCCGAATTCGAAATTCGTTTTGCTGCCGGAATTTACGGAAAAATATGTTCGTAACGAAAAAGACATTCTTCGTCGTGCACGTTTAATTTGTGACTATATTGCCGGAATGACCGATGTTTTTGCTATTCGCACATACAAAAGATTGTTTGATCCCGATTTCGGGTCGATCATGGATTTAGTTTAA
- a CDS encoding PD-(D/E)XK nuclease family protein, translating into MVSFLSELAKDIYSRHRDDLGEICIVFQNRRACLYFKHFLAEEFQQAVWAPKVLTIEDFILELNPVQIIEPVLLLFEFFTVYRKTGGSDSFDHFAQWGEILLKDFDEIDAYLVPTDKLFHHLNEAKAIEQWDPDGKALTDFQLQYLRFWESFEPLYEGLRKHLIQRHLAYKGMALREVAENIESKIAQKTWKKIIFAGFNALSLSEEKIFKSLIKMKRADVIWDMDAYYVRNDKQEAGHYVRKYLREWKISSPKWEKNFLLSERKKIQIIGAAKHVGQAKVAGDLLEKIHNADAEINNTAVILADESLLFPMLHSIPESIKNINVSMGLSLKFTPLYSLIESLFDLQDNAREFKDIDGNVVSKFYHKDVISVLGHPLLQERDERKNTNANRRLIRHIISENILFISSSEIETFFMETDSSYKNIFFVKWNHSRNALNSMLDIALWLREIATVEKTAQWDIELEPFFRFFSTIRLLQSLLESHETPLELKSLRLLLTEILASERIPFSGEPLKGLQVMGMLETRTLDFENVIMLSVNENILPAAKNQQSMIPFDIKIAYHLPAHKEKDAIFAYNFYRSIQRAKNIYLIYNSETDDFGNGERSRFITQLIFEMPKFNANMQSGDITESFLAGGTFSAHAVADAEIKIFKNERVVRQIDHLIEKGLSPTALNTYINCPLKFYLKYIVRLTEADETEETIEAGTFGSAMHFTLENLYRPFEEKIITSKDVDGMAAKAQPLLIQAFQQFLKNGDIQHGKNHLMLKVGIKLIKNFLKLEARRIADIEQSGKTVHVLALEKEVSCDLNFQLNDQKKIVRLKGKMDRIDGVESNLFIIDYKTGRVDNKELNVGALSELISDPGLAKSFQLIMYGYIYVRSGVLSDPQMISAVYPFKKLTNGLQPVSVNGTSALDGKLFSEFEEVLKKLLIQVTDPQTAFLQTEDVTRCRNCEYISLCRRN; encoded by the coding sequence ATGGTTTCTTTTTTATCGGAACTGGCTAAAGACATTTATTCCCGACATCGGGATGATCTTGGTGAGATATGCATCGTTTTTCAAAATCGCCGTGCATGTCTTTACTTTAAACATTTCCTGGCTGAAGAATTTCAGCAGGCCGTTTGGGCTCCAAAGGTGCTGACCATAGAAGATTTTATTTTGGAACTGAACCCTGTTCAGATCATCGAACCGGTGTTACTCTTATTTGAATTTTTCACAGTCTATAGGAAAACCGGAGGGTCGGATTCATTCGATCACTTCGCACAATGGGGAGAAATTCTCTTAAAGGACTTTGACGAGATCGATGCATATTTGGTTCCGACCGACAAATTGTTTCATCATCTTAACGAAGCAAAAGCCATTGAGCAGTGGGATCCGGACGGAAAAGCATTGACGGATTTCCAATTGCAGTATCTCCGATTTTGGGAGTCATTTGAACCTCTTTATGAGGGACTCCGGAAACATTTGATTCAGAGGCATTTGGCTTATAAAGGAATGGCTTTGCGGGAAGTTGCAGAAAATATCGAGAGCAAGATAGCACAAAAAACGTGGAAAAAAATCATATTTGCAGGTTTTAATGCCCTGAGCCTTTCGGAAGAAAAAATATTCAAGTCGCTTATAAAGATGAAACGCGCGGACGTCATTTGGGATATGGATGCCTATTACGTTCGCAATGACAAGCAGGAAGCCGGACATTATGTTCGAAAATATCTGCGCGAGTGGAAAATCAGTAGTCCAAAATGGGAAAAAAACTTTCTATTATCAGAAAGGAAGAAAATCCAAATTATTGGCGCGGCAAAACACGTCGGGCAGGCGAAGGTGGCCGGCGATCTTTTGGAAAAAATACATAATGCAGATGCTGAGATCAATAACACCGCCGTAATTCTTGCCGACGAATCGCTTCTGTTTCCCATGCTTCATTCCATTCCGGAATCGATAAAAAACATCAATGTCAGTATGGGACTTTCTTTAAAATTCACCCCACTTTACAGTCTGATTGAATCCCTTTTTGATTTACAAGATAATGCACGCGAGTTCAAGGATATTGATGGCAACGTGGTATCAAAATTTTATCATAAGGATGTCATTTCCGTTTTGGGTCATCCCCTGCTTCAAGAGAGAGACGAGCGAAAAAATACCAATGCCAACAGGAGGTTGATACGCCATATAATTTCAGAAAACATCCTTTTCATAAGCTCATCGGAAATAGAAACTTTCTTTATGGAAACAGATTCTTCATATAAAAACATATTTTTCGTCAAATGGAACCATTCTCGCAATGCTTTGAATTCAATGCTGGACATTGCCTTATGGCTACGGGAAATCGCAACAGTCGAAAAAACAGCGCAATGGGATATCGAATTAGAGCCCTTCTTCCGCTTCTTTTCAACCATCCGCTTATTACAATCGCTGTTAGAATCCCACGAAACGCCGTTGGAATTAAAAAGCCTGCGTTTACTCCTTACGGAAATACTCGCTTCGGAACGAATCCCATTTTCCGGTGAACCGCTTAAAGGCTTGCAGGTTATGGGAATGCTTGAAACGAGAACCCTGGATTTCGAAAATGTGATTATGTTGTCTGTGAATGAAAACATATTACCCGCCGCAAAAAACCAGCAATCCATGATTCCGTTTGATATTAAGATCGCATACCACCTCCCCGCACATAAAGAGAAGGATGCAATTTTTGCGTATAATTTCTACCGTTCCATACAACGCGCTAAAAATATTTATCTGATCTATAATTCCGAAACAGACGATTTTGGCAATGGCGAGCGAAGCCGATTTATTACTCAACTGATTTTTGAAATGCCGAAGTTTAACGCCAACATGCAGTCGGGCGACATAACGGAAAGTTTTTTGGCCGGCGGCACATTTTCGGCGCATGCCGTTGCCGATGCTGAAATAAAAATATTTAAGAATGAACGGGTTGTGCGGCAAATAGACCACCTTATCGAGAAAGGCCTCTCCCCGACAGCCTTAAATACTTACATTAATTGTCCTCTCAAATTTTATTTAAAATACATTGTTCGCCTAACTGAAGCTGACGAAACTGAGGAAACCATTGAGGCAGGAACATTCGGAAGCGCAATGCATTTTACTCTTGAAAATTTATACAGGCCTTTCGAGGAAAAGATAATTACGTCAAAGGATGTCGATGGAATGGCGGCCAAAGCTCAGCCGCTTTTGATACAGGCTTTCCAGCAGTTTCTTAAAAACGGAGACATCCAACACGGGAAAAATCATTTGATGCTCAAAGTCGGAATAAAACTTATCAAGAACTTTCTAAAACTCGAAGCCCGTCGCATAGCAGACATCGAGCAAAGTGGAAAAACCGTTCACGTCTTGGCTCTAGAGAAAGAAGTTTCATGCGATCTTAACTTCCAATTGAATGATCAAAAAAAAATCGTTAGATTAAAGGGAAAAATGGACAGGATCGACGGCGTCGAATCAAATCTCTTTATAATCGACTACAAAACAGGCCGAGTCGATAACAAGGAGCTCAACGTTGGCGCTCTTTCCGAACTTATCAGCGATCCGGGGCTGGCAAAGAGTTTTCAGTTAATAATGTACGGATATATTTACGTACGCTCCGGAGTGTTGTCCGACCCTCAAATGATCTCTGCGGTTTATCCTTTTAAGAAGCTGACCAATGGTCTGCAGCCGGTATCGGTTAACGGCACATCTGCACTTGACGGAAAATTATTTTCGGAATTTGAAGAGGTTTTGAAAAAACTTTTGATCCAGGTTACAGACCCGCAAACGGCATTTTTGCAAACCGAGGATGTTACACGTTGTCGTAATTGCGAATACATTTCACTCTGCCGGCGTAATTGA
- a CDS encoding AAA family ATPase produces MLETNLIHFKRMPFLIYKSSAGSGKTYTLVKEYLKIALASDENFRRILAVTFTNKAAEEMKTRIINAMANISSRSSDKLSAVLFQDLKKETGLADEQIVISSGRVLQNVLHGYSDFAVSTIDSFVHNIVRHFARDLKLSWNFEVETEEIRMLSETVDLLINSVGKNEPLTRSLIGFVESQTEDEKDWHIENPLNKLAKSLLDDESMHRLESLNNMDLEIFERVRKQLFTFTRQIESQINAIASNALQLIDQNELSETDFYQRSKGIAGYFRKLESDFAVDHLFPNSYVKESIDTHKWYTRQIHENNRRKIESIKPRLTECFKSIQQIVAQNHNNYVISRVILQRIYSLSVLNQINDLLAQLKQEKNFILISEFNRRIHEVVSQESIPFIFERIGEKYEHYLIDEFQDTSLLQWSNLLPLVDNSLAAGHLSMVVGDGKQAIYRFRNGDVEQFDLLPKIRNENDNPTVSEHEASLIRHHDIRSLDINYRSSKNIVNFNNALYEFLSQLPELSNKGIYRNHSQQHLAENTGGYITIDFLAPDKENTFNQNVLNKTMSLIESLRKEGFSRNEIAILTRSNSDAIAIAGFLMQNGISVVSAESVLIHKSSDVRFIVSVFQYLTDSSNVIAKAEILHYLHEQSGLPDAVLDDSFAGIKEPDYFFKKIESYGFSIYFRSLSFLSLYEIAETIISKFSLNREANLFVQHFLDVVLLYSIREGNSIDSFLGWWEENKASYSVTLPIGIDAVHVLTIHKSKGLEFPVVIVPKADWKIENTKDEIWISPDLPFAPDLEHVLVACQKDLKYTDFAERFEEEVRKSFLDNLNLLYVATTRAKGRLHIFCSAVQKEPDNNNSINALFIHFLQSISRWDINRTFYDFGDATSHRQIESKNPISEYVITSPSSFSWRQRIRIKQTASEFWPKTEMSKTDWGNMVHAALAKIITVGDIHYAVKELEFTGRINSELSLRLEQNLTSLLSQDNISPFFEPGLTVKTEAEMFLAGKGMLRIDRVILKDNNAIVIDYKTGQTQKEDYVIQLNQYAEAIHSMGYSKVDKYLLYTDEKILEKI; encoded by the coding sequence ATGCTGGAAACCAATCTCATTCATTTCAAACGCATGCCTTTTTTAATTTATAAATCGTCTGCCGGATCTGGCAAAACTTATACGCTAGTCAAAGAGTATCTCAAAATCGCATTGGCATCGGACGAAAACTTTCGCCGTATCCTTGCCGTCACCTTTACGAACAAAGCAGCTGAAGAAATGAAAACGCGTATTATTAACGCAATGGCAAACATCTCTTCCCGATCGTCGGACAAGTTATCCGCCGTGTTATTCCAGGATTTGAAGAAGGAAACCGGACTTGCCGATGAACAAATCGTGATCTCTTCCGGACGTGTTTTACAAAACGTCTTGCATGGCTATTCTGATTTTGCAGTCAGCACGATTGATAGTTTTGTTCATAATATTGTTCGACATTTTGCCCGGGACCTGAAATTGTCGTGGAATTTCGAAGTTGAAACCGAAGAGATACGCATGCTGTCGGAGACTGTGGATCTATTGATCAACTCAGTTGGGAAAAACGAACCGCTAACGCGTTCGCTCATCGGATTTGTCGAGAGCCAGACTGAGGATGAGAAGGATTGGCATATTGAAAACCCGCTTAATAAGCTGGCTAAATCATTATTAGACGATGAGAGTATGCACCGCCTCGAGAGTTTAAACAATATGGATCTGGAAATATTTGAACGTGTCCGTAAACAGCTTTTTACCTTTACAAGGCAGATCGAATCGCAAATTAATGCCATAGCGTCTAATGCTTTACAGCTTATCGATCAAAACGAGCTATCGGAAACGGATTTTTATCAGCGCAGCAAAGGCATCGCCGGCTATTTTAGGAAATTGGAATCTGATTTTGCAGTCGACCATTTATTCCCAAACAGTTACGTCAAAGAGTCAATCGATACTCATAAATGGTATACCAGACAAATTCATGAAAATAATCGGAGAAAAATCGAATCTATCAAACCGCGATTGACGGAATGTTTCAAATCTATTCAGCAAATTGTCGCACAAAATCACAATAACTATGTAATATCCCGAGTTATTCTGCAGCGTATTTATTCTTTAAGCGTTTTGAATCAAATTAATGATCTGCTTGCTCAACTAAAGCAGGAGAAAAATTTTATTTTGATTTCAGAGTTCAATAGACGGATTCATGAAGTGGTTTCGCAGGAATCGATTCCTTTTATTTTCGAACGCATCGGCGAGAAATATGAACATTACCTGATCGATGAATTTCAGGACACCTCCCTTCTTCAGTGGTCTAACCTGCTTCCATTGGTTGATAATTCTCTGGCAGCCGGCCATTTAAGCATGGTTGTGGGTGATGGAAAACAAGCCATCTATCGGTTTAGAAACGGGGATGTTGAACAATTTGACCTTTTGCCTAAGATACGTAATGAAAACGATAACCCGACAGTGTCAGAGCACGAGGCGTCCTTGATACGACATCATGATATCAGATCGTTAGACATTAACTACCGCAGCTCAAAAAATATTGTGAATTTTAACAATGCGTTGTATGAGTTCCTATCCCAACTGCCGGAACTGTCCAATAAAGGGATTTATCGTAATCACTCGCAACAGCATCTTGCTGAAAACACAGGCGGATACATTACAATAGATTTTCTCGCGCCGGATAAGGAAAACACATTTAATCAAAATGTGTTGAACAAGACCATGTCCCTGATTGAATCACTTCGTAAAGAAGGATTCTCGAGAAACGAAATAGCTATTCTCACGAGATCGAATAGCGATGCGATAGCCATTGCGGGCTTTTTGATGCAAAACGGGATTTCCGTTGTTTCTGCGGAATCCGTGCTTATTCACAAATCTTCCGACGTCCGTTTTATAGTTTCCGTATTTCAATACCTAACTGATTCATCCAACGTCATTGCAAAAGCAGAAATACTCCATTATCTGCATGAACAATCCGGATTACCGGATGCCGTCTTAGACGACTCATTCGCGGGAATAAAAGAACCGGATTATTTTTTTAAAAAAATTGAATCCTATGGATTCAGTATTTATTTCAGGAGCCTGTCGTTCCTTTCTCTATATGAAATCGCTGAAACGATAATATCGAAGTTTTCATTAAATCGCGAGGCTAACCTTTTTGTTCAGCATTTTTTAGATGTGGTGCTTTTGTATTCCATCCGGGAAGGCAATTCAATTGATAGTTTCTTAGGCTGGTGGGAAGAAAACAAAGCCAGTTATTCCGTCACGCTGCCAATTGGAATCGATGCGGTCCATGTTCTAACGATTCATAAATCAAAAGGACTTGAATTTCCCGTAGTTATTGTTCCAAAAGCCGACTGGAAAATTGAAAACACGAAAGACGAAATTTGGATCTCACCCGATCTTCCGTTTGCCCCGGACTTGGAACATGTACTCGTCGCTTGTCAGAAAGATCTTAAGTATACTGATTTTGCGGAAAGGTTTGAAGAAGAGGTCCGGAAATCGTTTCTCGATAATCTTAACTTATTATATGTTGCCACCACACGCGCAAAGGGGCGTCTTCATATATTTTGCAGCGCGGTTCAGAAAGAACCTGACAATAACAATTCAATAAATGCTTTATTTATTCATTTCCTGCAGTCTATATCGCGCTGGGATATTAATCGGACTTTTTATGACTTTGGCGACGCGACATCTCACAGACAGATAGAATCAAAAAATCCGATATCCGAGTATGTTATCACATCCCCTTCTTCATTTTCCTGGCGACAACGGATACGGATTAAGCAAACCGCGAGCGAATTTTGGCCCAAAACTGAAATGAGTAAAACAGACTGGGGTAATATGGTTCATGCCGCTCTGGCAAAAATTATAACCGTCGGAGATATTCATTATGCCGTTAAGGAACTTGAATTCACGGGAAGGATTAACTCCGAGCTTAGCTTGCGGTTAGAACAAAACCTTACTTCCCTTTTAAGTCAAGATAATATAAGCCCTTTTTTTGAACCCGGACTCACAGTAAAAACCGAAGCGGAAATGTTTTTGGCCGGAAAAGGAATGTTGCGTATTGACCGGGTTATTCTTAAGGACAATAACGCTATTGTCATTGATTATAAAACCGGACAAACTCAAAAAGAAGATTATGTTATTCAACTGAATCAATACGCCGAAGCAATTCATAGTATGGGCTATTCCAAAGTTGACAAATATTTGCTTTATACGGATGAAAAAATACTAGAAAAAATATAA
- a CDS encoding FtsX-like permease family protein yields MYYPFFISKKYLWAKRKTGFVSVIAYISIAGVALGTAALIITMSIISGFERELRSKFITFDSHVRIKTFDGTPLISNYDELELKIRTAPDVKGVSPYVEKEAMIRSKRSTDGIIIKGIDQDKVDQALDIRSDVILSKSENKINLKRNTPGELPGALMGKKLADKLFVSIGDKVTVFSLQNTLAFIKQPKVSQFIVTGIYRSGLSEYDNVYVYIDITEAQKLFDYGNSITGVELRLLDLFLAQDVGKELGELLGYPFYVRTWLDIHRNLFGWLETNNFIMMIIFTLIITVAAFNIIGTLFMIVIEKTKDIGVLKSMGAGANGIRNIFILEGFWIGLIGSGIGNIFALALCWLQLKYKIISLNSDVYFMDSVPIEMRWYYFLGITVFSIGLCVAATVFPSYRAAKLDPVNAIRYE; encoded by the coding sequence ATGTATTATCCATTTTTTATTTCAAAAAAGTATCTGTGGGCAAAACGAAAAACGGGCTTTGTTTCTGTTATTGCATATATTTCTATTGCGGGCGTCGCTTTGGGTACGGCGGCTCTGATCATAACTATGTCCATTATTTCCGGATTTGAGCGTGAACTGCGTTCTAAGTTTATTACGTTTGATTCACATGTCCGTATCAAAACGTTTGATGGAACGCCCTTAATTTCCAATTATGATGAGTTGGAATTAAAAATCCGCACGGCTCCGGATGTAAAAGGTGTTTCACCGTATGTGGAGAAAGAAGCGATGATACGGTCTAAACGCTCTACGGATGGAATCATCATAAAAGGTATTGACCAGGATAAAGTTGATCAGGCATTGGATATTCGCAGCGATGTAATCCTTTCCAAAAGTGAGAACAAAATAAATCTTAAAAGGAATACTCCGGGCGAGTTGCCCGGCGCTTTGATGGGAAAAAAATTGGCGGACAAATTGTTCGTGTCTATCGGCGATAAAGTTACGGTTTTCAGCCTCCAAAACACATTGGCTTTCATAAAACAACCGAAAGTAAGCCAGTTTATCGTAACCGGAATTTATCGGAGCGGCCTTTCAGAATACGATAATGTTTACGTGTATATCGATATTACGGAAGCACAGAAACTCTTTGATTACGGCAATTCCATAACAGGCGTCGAATTGCGTCTATTGGATTTGTTTTTAGCGCAGGATGTGGGGAAAGAGTTAGGGGAGTTGCTTGGGTATCCGTTCTATGTGCGTACGTGGCTGGATATTCATCGAAATTTATTCGGATGGCTTGAGACAAACAACTTCATCATGATGATCATTTTTACTCTGATTATTACGGTTGCAGCGTTCAACATCATCGGAACTTTATTCATGATCGTCATTGAAAAAACTAAGGATATTGGCGTATTAAAATCTATGGGTGCCGGGGCCAACGGCATTCGCAATATCTTCATTTTAGAAGGTTTTTGGATTGGACTGATAGGATCGGGCATCGGAAATATATTCGCTCTTGCTTTGTGCTGGCTGCAATTAAAGTACAAGATCATTTCACTTAATTCCGATGTGTATTTTATGGACAGTGTCCCGATTGAAATGCGTTGGTATTATTTCTTGGGTATCACTGTTTTTTCAATAGGGCTGTGCGTGGCAGCCACGGTTTTTCCATCTTATAGAGCAGCAAAATTAGATCCAGTTAATGCGATTAGGTATGAATAA